In the Urocitellus parryii isolate mUroPar1 chromosome 1, mUroPar1.hap1, whole genome shotgun sequence genome, CTAACTTAAATTAAAATGCATAGCTTTAAGGGCTATTTGACATGCAATAATTATTTGCGTTGTCTTCTAGCCACACACAGAAATTGCTAATGTCTGCTCTTGAAGGAAATGAActgtattaaaaatatcaaacaaacaTGATCCAACTGTTCACACAAAAGGGAGGTTGCATAAGAAAGTCATTGTGCTTCTATCCAAATTTCCCTTCAAATTGCCACAGATCAGCATGTACTTTACCTCTTTTCCACCAATTAAAAAACATGGATAAGTGAGCTTTTCAACAGAGGAGGACCAACAGGCCTTCTCCACAGATGGTCAGCATCACATGTCACGGTAATGGCTCAACACACCACAAAGATGCCTATATAAAAACCGCGGGATTCAGAGCACTTCAGCTTCAATTGCTCTATGTTTGGAACTGCCTTTTCTTCAAGATggattttcttcatagaaatggaGTGCTCATTATTCAGCATTTGCAGAAGGACTACCGAGCTTACTACGAGTTTCTAAATTTCATGTCCAATGTTGGAGACCCCCGGaatatcttttctatttattttccactttggTTTCAACTTAATCAGACAGTTGGAACCAAAATGATATGGGTAGCTGTCATTGGGGATTGGTTCAATCTTATATTTAAATGGTAAGACTtctgttctatttcatttttcctaaaaCGTATTCTTAAATTTGTGGCTTTGGCTTAATGATCAAATTGCAGATGTGTATAGTTTTACTTGAAAAATCTTTCAAATGTACAGTTAACTTAAAACACCAAATTCATAAGCAGAACTTGCAAAAAGCATAGAAATATATGATTTAACCAGCTTACAAGTAAATTCCCAAAACTCTGTGACACATATTTTGTGATTAATCAAGAAGTTAATTAAATGAGCAGCATCATTATGAACAGGTTTATGATTCTAGGGACCACTTTGATATTTCCATTCTAAGTAAACAAAGCACCCAAAGGACTTCcctacaaggaaaaaaattcctgTATTTATAGGAGACTAGGGTGTTGAAACCCAAATGACTGCCATACTTTAGAATGAGAGACCAGAACCCAAGTTCTTTCAGAGTTTATTAACTGTGACCTTTCCCCATCTACCTTCTGCTCAAGTCACTTTTATAGGCAAAAATAGGTAGCCTTCAGTTAAGTAATagttgtgcattttaaaatatgtgaatacTTATATTTCCTTAAATACAGGATATTATTTGGTCATCGGCCTTACTGGTGGATCCAAGAAACTCAGATTCACCCAAATCACTCAAGTGCATGTCTTGAACAGTTCCCTACTACATGTGAAACAGGTCCAGGTAAGCAATGCAGTAGCCTCCAGTGACTGAAGATATTCCAACAGAGAGTCGGAAATGAAGTTTATAAAagactggggggctggggatgcagctaaGGTAGTGGTAGAGTACATactgagcatgtgcaaggccttgggttcaatcagtaccaccaccatcaaaaaaaaaaaaaaaaatcaaacaccattaagaatacttctttttttttaaaaaaaaatttgtatatgtAAAGAAAATTTACACATTGTTTTATTAGAAGGTGTTATAGTGTACCTCCCCAGTTACACAGTGTGAAATTCTTGTGACTTGACGTCCTTTGAAAATAACCCTGAATAGAGTGGATGTATGAGTTCCTAATGAGTTTTCTGAATGTCTCTTTTGTTCCCATAAAATATACATACGTCTATCACTTGTCATACTGTACTATAATTAATTCTTTATGTGCTTAGGTAACCTATATATCAGGGCAAGAATGATGTGcatttttatctttgtaaaagCAATGTgtaatgaatggatggatggataaccTTGGAGactatttaaattgtattttggtCTATCCTAGCACTTTCCAGCATTTGTTCCATCTTATGAAACATTttctggaaagagagagaaagaaaggaagaaaaagcaagaaatacTGCATTCTCTATTCACCACTTGGAGATGTACAATTCAGTTAAGAATATAAAAGGCTTTGGAAATTCCTACAGATGTAAAATAGGTTTTGTCTTTGTTTAACAAAAAAAGAGGCTGTtgtttcgtttgtttgttttttaaatgttttaagacgttgatggacctttattttattcatttatttatacgtggtgctgaggatctaacccagtgctacacaaatgctaggcaagtactctaccactgagtcacaaccccagccctgttgtttcatttttcaaagacAGACTGATGTCTAACGAGAACGAATGTCTACTACTTGAAAAAATCAAGGGCAAAATCAAAGTAAAgtgagtaaaaataaaactaagcatGATAGGAAAGACATTCTGGGCGT is a window encoding:
- the G6pc2 gene encoding glucose-6-phosphatase 2 isoform X2, which encodes MDFLHRNGVLIIQHLQKDYRAYYEFLNFMSNVGDPRNIFSIYFPLWFQLNQTVGTKMIWVAVIGDWFNLIFKWILFGHRPYWWIQETQIHPNHSSACLEQFPTTCETGPGSPSGHAMGSSCVWYVMVTAALSHAVSRMDEFSTTLHRHAGGRGL